One genomic segment of Impatiens glandulifera chromosome 6, dImpGla2.1, whole genome shotgun sequence includes these proteins:
- the LOC124943704 gene encoding uncharacterized protein LOC124943704 — protein sequence MYNAEAFSHFASLLGKPLYMDTITEEREHITYARINIEEHPKSTLPAKMTVIDRRVTLITWQFIYYVSGTTKSSRGLKHQDTVQTIVQTIEGDDVIDCVYINNQLASNHRPIDDNTKDLEMERSSYPVEIKMESTSNGEISQGWQKYGKCPEGTVPIRRSTNSITRKHPSPHFNSSLFVGIDGQVHEHAIVKSFGRLFGASATFTVWKPEVEHNEFSLAQIWISSGDDENMNTIEVGWIVSPRRYGDDQPRLFTFWTRDGYNTTGCYDHDCAGFVQIDFSIQLGQPIFPSTLGGQLTFLTIMVYKDDGEDGHWWLDVNGILIGYFPKNLFTSLSEYADRVDFGGEILNNENEGHHTTTQMGNGLYAHENGTSTVSEIKVYDQYRNPVEELHEVFMTANPCYGALVFGNSIFYGGPGYSTICP from the exons ATGTACAATGCAGAAGCATTTAGTCATTTTGCTAGTCTACTAGGAAAACCATTGTATATGGACACAATCACGGAAGAAAGAGAACACATCACATATGCTAGGATAAACATTGAAGAGCACCCTAAAAGTACTCTACCAGCAAAAATGACAGTTATTGACAGAAGAG TAACCTTGATAACATGGCAATTCATATACTATGTGTCTGGGACAACAAAGAGTTCAAGGGGTTTGAAGCACCAGGACACTGTTCAAACCATTGTTCAAACCATAGAG GGTGATGATGTGATTGATTGTGTTTACATTAATAATCAACTTGCATCCAACCATCGTCCTATAGATGATAATACTAAAGATTTAGag ATGGAACGTAGCTCTTACCCCGTTGAAATCAAAATGGAGTCAACATCCAATGGAGAAATATCTCAAGGATGGCAAAAATACGGAAAATGCCCAGAAGGAACTGTTCCCATTAGAAGGAGTACAAATTCTATCACTCGTAAACACCCTTCGCCTCATTTCAATAGTAGCTTATTTGTAGGCATTGACGGACAGGTGCACGAG CACGCTATAGTCAAAAGTTTTGGTCGCTTATTTGGAGCAAGTGCAACGTTTACGGTATGGAAACCTGAAGTCGAACATAATGAATTTAGTCTAGCTCAAATATGGATTAGTTCGGGAGATGATGAAAACATGAATACCATTGAAGTCGGATGGATA GTTTCTCCAAGAAGATATGGTGATGATCAACCAAGATTATTCACATTTTGGACA AGAGATGGTTACAATACTACAGGTTGTTATGACCATGATTGCGCTGGATTTGTACAAATTGATTTCAGCATTCAACTTGGTCAACCCATTTTTCCTTCCACTCTTGGAGGGCAATTAACTTTCCTAACAATTATGGTCTACAAG GATGATGGTGAGGATGGACACTGGTGGCTAGATGTAAATGGTATTCTCATAGGATATTTTCCTAAGAATCTCTTCACTTCATTGAGTGAATATGCTGATAGAGTGGATTTTGGTGGAGAGATTCTTAATAACGAAAATGAAGGTCACCACACAACTACTCAAATGGGAAATGGACTATATGCCCATGAAAATGGAACAAGTACTGTATCTGAAATTAAAGTTTATGACCAATACAGAAATCCAGTTGAAGAATTGCATGAAGTTTTTATGACAGCTAATCCATGTTATGGTGCACTTGTTTTTGGTAATTCTATATTTTACGGAGGACCCGGTTATTCTACAATCTGtccttaa